In Halobacteriovorax sp. HLS, one DNA window encodes the following:
- a CDS encoding ABC transporter substrate-binding protein produces MKVFSLVIFILLSSSSFVQAKLFDKVLKVCAEDAGWPPFSIPSRSNTKMFSGYNLDVLTHIFSKHDIGFEIVIRPWKRCLHDGISKDITIVLDAAKNEQRQRDYVMTNPIYSLTPVYFYLDKLEANFSKIETSKELKKLDLICGQKGYTFNNFGLDNDDVTMISKGIHEILDLVVKKRCSVGLARKEVLLTQLVDFKDSEQIAIKKLAGIETEKFYWLINKNFKYADKLKSIIDSEVKILEHSGKSQQFLNKYFSK; encoded by the coding sequence ATGAAGGTTTTTTCTTTAGTTATATTCATTCTCTTGAGTTCTTCGAGTTTTGTGCAGGCAAAACTATTTGATAAGGTTCTTAAAGTCTGCGCCGAAGATGCTGGGTGGCCTCCATTTAGTATTCCTTCACGCTCTAACACTAAGATGTTTTCAGGCTATAACTTGGATGTCCTGACTCATATTTTCTCTAAGCATGACATAGGCTTTGAAATTGTTATAAGGCCTTGGAAGAGGTGTCTTCACGATGGGATTAGTAAAGATATTACCATTGTTCTTGATGCGGCCAAGAACGAACAAAGGCAAAGAGACTATGTGATGACTAATCCAATCTACTCTTTGACTCCTGTGTATTTCTACCTCGACAAATTAGAGGCCAACTTCTCTAAGATTGAAACAAGTAAAGAGTTAAAAAAACTAGATCTTATATGTGGTCAAAAGGGTTATACGTTCAATAATTTCGGTCTTGATAATGATGATGTAACCATGATCTCTAAAGGAATTCATGAAATTTTAGATTTAGTTGTAAAGAAGCGTTGTAGTGTTGGTCTTGCCAGAAAAGAAGTCCTCTTGACTCAGCTTGTCGACTTTAAGGATTCCGAGCAAATTGCAATCAAGAAGCTTGCTGGTATTGAGACTGAAAAATTCTATTGGTTAATTAATAAGAACTTCAAGTACGCCGACAAACTTAAGAGTATTATCGACTCGGAAGTTAAAATTTTGGAACATAGCGGTAAGTCACAACAGTTTTTAAATAAATACTTTTCTAAGTAG
- a CDS encoding bifunctional UDP-sugar hydrolase/5'-nucleotidase, which yields MKNLYLFISLLVSFNSVASVVQILHTNDLHSYYDNTIIDPSRGSYAALKAKMDELEVEATTQGIPTLRFDAGDFLEGNLYYMADKGKRSFKIMEEMGFDAVAIGNHDWLMGGKELNKLLKEQPPIFEYLGANFKPKGLLHSAIRKNVKPYTTFYIDDIKLGVMGLTTNELFYKWRFSGGDIDKPSKVGHEVSKKMKESLGHDYVIALTHVGVNGDKKIIKNAANIDLLIGGHSHTAIMKPVMQKDLNGVERPIVQTGAHARFLGKLILRLEKGRPLQILDYDLIPIYSADQHDEKIDQFVQDSRQTLNDLYSEEFLQEVVGESQLKLRNSVNVLTPWTKLITDAIKDSVGADISFHSPGFGGASLPDGPITREMIFNTYPRVFDLNDKYGWYVYKVDVHGVVLKSLIRFFLKGQFPVTFSGVNFDLIDDENEIIDINTSIVDRDISDDPDHPLGILGKFLGIEKDFDVVNIRVNGEKIRPYRKYRVAMPEGIVVGGLGISGSVRQLLRNISKSDVTVWDAISNKVKEVGVITREYGKSRDSFRTSILQPRPKPVRVEIPYRIDQF from the coding sequence TTGAAAAATCTATACTTATTTATATCTCTACTTGTTAGTTTTAATTCAGTAGCAAGTGTCGTTCAAATTCTTCATACTAATGATCTTCACTCATATTATGACAATACAATAATTGACCCTAGTCGTGGTAGTTATGCTGCTCTTAAGGCCAAGATGGATGAGTTAGAAGTAGAGGCCACAACACAAGGAATACCCACTCTAAGATTCGACGCAGGAGACTTTCTTGAAGGTAATCTCTACTATATGGCCGACAAAGGTAAGCGTAGTTTTAAAATAATGGAAGAGATGGGTTTTGATGCTGTTGCCATTGGTAACCATGATTGGCTCATGGGTGGAAAAGAGCTTAATAAGTTACTTAAAGAACAACCTCCAATTTTTGAATATCTTGGTGCAAACTTTAAACCTAAGGGGCTTCTTCACTCTGCTATTCGAAAGAATGTTAAGCCGTACACGACCTTCTATATCGATGACATAAAACTTGGTGTAATGGGTCTAACTACTAATGAACTATTTTATAAGTGGAGATTTTCAGGCGGTGATATCGATAAACCATCCAAAGTAGGTCATGAAGTCTCCAAGAAAATGAAAGAAAGCTTAGGACATGATTATGTCATTGCTCTAACCCATGTTGGTGTCAATGGCGATAAGAAGATCATTAAAAATGCCGCCAATATTGATTTACTCATTGGAGGTCATTCTCATACGGCCATTATGAAGCCTGTGATGCAAAAAGATCTCAATGGTGTTGAAAGGCCTATCGTTCAAACTGGGGCCCATGCTAGGTTTCTTGGTAAACTTATATTACGACTTGAAAAAGGCAGACCATTACAAATCTTAGATTACGATCTTATCCCTATTTATTCTGCTGATCAGCATGACGAAAAAATTGATCAGTTCGTGCAAGATAGCCGTCAAACATTGAATGATCTCTATAGCGAAGAGTTCTTACAAGAAGTAGTAGGAGAGTCTCAGCTTAAGTTGCGCAATAGTGTAAATGTCTTAACTCCTTGGACTAAATTAATTACTGATGCGATTAAAGATAGTGTTGGAGCAGATATAAGTTTTCATTCTCCTGGCTTTGGAGGAGCGAGTCTACCAGACGGTCCAATTACTAGAGAGATGATATTTAATACTTATCCTCGAGTCTTTGATCTTAACGATAAGTATGGATGGTATGTTTATAAGGTAGATGTACATGGTGTTGTTTTAAAGTCATTGATAAGATTCTTCCTTAAGGGACAGTTTCCAGTAACTTTCTCTGGAGTGAATTTCGACCTAATTGATGATGAAAATGAAATTATTGATATAAATACTTCAATTGTTGATAGAGATATATCTGATGACCCTGATCACCCTCTTGGAATTCTAGGAAAATTCCTAGGTATTGAGAAAGACTTTGATGTGGTAAATATTAGAGTTAATGGAGAAAAAATCAGACCTTATAGAAAGTATCGAGTTGCTATGCCTGAAGGAATTGTCGTTGGTGGGCTAGGGATTTCCGGTTCAGTAAGACAATTGTTAAGAAATATTTCTAAGTCTGATGTAACTGTTTGGGATGCTATTTCAAATAAGGTAAAAGAAGTCGGTGTGATCACTAGAGAATATGGTAAGAGTAGGGATTCTTTTAGAACATCTATTCTACAGCCTAGGCCTAAACCAGTTAGAGTTGAAATTCCTTACAGAATTGATCAGTTCTAA